The DNA sequence GTCCCAGGTCGGCGGCCTCGGCTACCTGGGTGAGCTGGCGAAGAACACGCCGTCGGTCGCCAACATCAAGGCCTATGCCCAGATCGTGCGCGAACGCGCCACCTTGCGCCAGTTGATCGGCATCAGCACCGAAATCGCCGACAGCGCCTTTAACCCGGAAGGCCGCACCGCCGCCGAAATCCTCGACGAAGCCGAACGGCAGATCTTCCAGATCGCCGAGGCCCGGCCGAAAACCGGTGGTCCGGTCAGCGTCAACGACCTGTTGACCAAGGCCATCGACCGCATCGACACCTTGTTCAATACCGACAACGCCATTACCGGCCTGTCCACCGGCTACACCGACCTCGACGAGAAGACCAGCGGCTTGCAGCCGTCCGACCTGATCATCGTCGCCGGCCGTCCGTCCATGGGTAAGACCACCTTTGCGATGAACCTGGTGGAAAACGCCGTGCTGCGCAGCGAAAAGGCTGTGCTGGTGTACTCCCTCGAGATGCCAGGTGAATCGCTGATCATGCGTATGCTCTCGTCCCTGGGGCGTATCGACCAGACCAAGGTCCGTTCCGGCCAACTGGAAGACGACGATTGGCCGCGCCTGACGTCGGCGGTCAACCTGCTCAACGATCGCAAGCTGTTCATCGACGATACGGCCGGTATCAGTCCGTCGGAAATGCGCGCCCGAACCCGTCGCCTGGTGCGCGAGCACGGTGAAGTCGGGCTGATC is a window from the Pseudomonas brassicacearum genome containing:
- the dnaB gene encoding replicative DNA helicase, with the translated sequence MNEITAPEQYDLQTAALKVPPHSIEAEQAVLGGLMLDNNAWERVLDQVSDGDFYRHDHRLIFRAIAKLADQNMPIDVVTLSEQLDKEGQTSQVGGLGYLGELAKNTPSVANIKAYAQIVRERATLRQLIGISTEIADSAFNPEGRTAAEILDEAERQIFQIAEARPKTGGPVSVNDLLTKAIDRIDTLFNTDNAITGLSTGYTDLDEKTSGLQPSDLIIVAGRPSMGKTTFAMNLVENAVLRSEKAVLVYSLEMPGESLIMRMLSSLGRIDQTKVRSGQLEDDDWPRLTSAVNLLNDRKLFIDDTAGISPSEMRARTRRLVREHGEVGLIMIDYLQLMQIPGSSGDNRTNEISEISRSLKALAKEFNCPVVALSQLNRSLEQRPNKRPVNSDLRESGAIEQDADVIMFVYRDEVYHPETEHKGIAEIIIGKQRNGPIGFIRLAFIGKYTRFENLAPGSYNFDDDE